Within Romboutsia sp. CE17, the genomic segment TAATAGGGTTATCCCTGATAAATGTCAACAATATATAATTGGAAAACCCAAAATTGTAGTAAATTACAATGATTTAAGTGGTGTTGATTTATCTTCAGTAAAACTTTATGTAAATTATAAAGATATAACTAAAGATTGTTCAATTACAGAAAATGAAATAACTTATACTCCTAAAAAGAAATTTAAAAGGGGTAATCAAATAGTGAAAATAGAACTTGATGATTTATCATCAAATAAAAATAAAAAAGTATTTGAATGGTACTTTACCGTTGGTACTCCTATATATACTCATTATAGAGGATTACTTCATGCTCATACCTCTAATAGTGATGGACACGGAACTTACGATGATGCCTATTATTTGGCAAAGTATAAAGCTAAATTAGATTTTTTTGCTATCACTGAACATTCTAATTACTTTGATAATGATTTAGAATGTAACTTAGAAGATGGATCTTTTAGTGAAAAATGGACAAATGCTGTAAATTCCGCTAATAAGTTCACAAGTAATGGTGAATTTATTGCTTTAAATGGATTTGAAATGACTTATACTAGAAAAGTAGATAATCCTATAGGACATTTTAATGTATTTAATACAGATGGATTTGTATCTTCTAATGATAAAAGTCTCGATTTAAAAAACTTTTATGATCTTATTTCTAAATATGATGATTTGATTTGCCAGTTTAATCATCCTTGTGATAAGTTTGGTAAATTTGAAGATTTAAAGTTTTCACCTATAGCTGATAATGTAATTTGTTTATTAGAAGTTGGTAATGGATATAAGGAAGATATGAAAAAAAATATAATAGCTTATGATATGTATCAAAAAGCTTTAGACAATGGTTGGCATGTTGCTCCTACGTGTAACCAAGATAATCATATTATTGATTTTGGTATTGCAAATGAA encodes:
- a CDS encoding CehA/McbA family metallohydrolase; the encoded protein is MSLKKVILFIVPSIIFICAIFYKNNNYTITAVNNTDNDIEPPTINRVIPDKCQQYIIGKPKIVVNYNDLSGVDLSSVKLYVNYKDITKDCSITENEITYTPKKKFKRGNQIVKIELDDLSSNKNKKVFEWYFTVGTPIYTHYRGLLHAHTSNSDGHGTYDDAYYLAKYKAKLDFFAITEHSNYFDNDLECNLEDGSFSEKWTNAVNSANKFTSNGEFIALNGFEMTYTRKVDNPIGHFNVFNTDGFVSSNDKSLDLKNFYDLISKYDDLICQFNHPCDKFGKFEDLKFSPIADNVICLLEVGNGYKEDMKKNIIAYDMYQKALDNGWHVAPTCNQDNHIIDFGIANEFRTVILSTELSKEALYDGLRNMRVYATEDKNIKIDYTINDNPLGSTINKPSKLNFSISVIDNDKEDTIKEIQVISENGNIIKSKEFDSNLAKLEFTIPSKNKRTFYYVKVLQNSGKISVTAPIWIKK